The sequence below is a genomic window from candidate division WOR-3 bacterium.
ATGAAATTCAATGACATCGCCGTCGGTTAAAATATGGTGCTTTTCAACACGTTGGCCTGAATATCCGTTATCACTCCAGAGTCGGGCGAATTTAAGATTCTTTTTAAAGTCTTTGTGAATGTGTTCAGCCGCATCGAGCACGGTCGTGCCCTGTTTGAGCACAATCGGTTCATTTCTTACCACGGGTCTGCCGATCTTTTTCGTATAAACCCTGATGATATGCAACTCGTCAAATAA
It includes:
- a CDS encoding TGS domain-containing protein — its product is LFDELHIIRVYTKKIGRPVVRNEPIVLKQGTTVLDAAEHIHKDFKKNLKFARLWSDNGYSGQRVEKHHILTDGDVIEFHV